From Diaminobutyricibacter sp. McL0608, one genomic window encodes:
- a CDS encoding carbohydrate ABC transporter permease, translated as MTRLVPNSIGDTMVSTAVEKSRKRNVLHGPQRRAVWGLVTPFLLAFLALFVSPLVYSAYLSLFRSELVGGISFAGLENYTRVLTDPNFWFGFGRVALILLIQVPLALGVAILLALIFDTNRVRGGKFARLSIFLPYAVPSVIATLMWGYIYGSNYGLVTQILKFLGLGPVDLLSSSNILGSIMNILSWEFIGYNMIILYSALRAVPTDLYDAAEIDGAGQWRIAWSIKLPAIRPAIVLTIMFSIIGSFQVFNEPNLLSLLAPSAIGSNFTPNLYAYNSAFKNQDVNYAAAIAFLLGLITVIVSFAFQTAANRRASRS; from the coding sequence ATGACGCGCCTCGTCCCCAACTCGATTGGAGACACCATGGTTTCGACTGCGGTGGAAAAGTCGCGCAAGCGCAACGTCCTTCACGGCCCTCAAAGAAGAGCGGTTTGGGGTCTGGTGACACCGTTTCTCCTAGCATTCCTTGCGCTCTTCGTCTCGCCACTCGTCTATTCCGCGTACCTCAGCCTGTTCAGGTCCGAACTAGTCGGAGGCATTAGCTTTGCCGGACTCGAGAATTACACCCGGGTCCTGACCGATCCCAACTTCTGGTTTGGCTTCGGAAGAGTCGCCCTGATCCTGCTGATTCAGGTGCCGCTTGCGCTCGGCGTGGCAATACTCCTTGCGCTCATTTTTGACACCAATCGAGTGCGAGGCGGGAAATTTGCTCGGCTTTCCATCTTCTTGCCATATGCGGTTCCCAGCGTCATCGCAACTCTTATGTGGGGTTACATCTACGGGTCGAACTACGGTCTTGTCACGCAGATACTGAAGTTCCTCGGTCTCGGGCCAGTGGATCTCTTGAGCAGCTCCAACATCCTGGGGTCGATAATGAACATCCTGTCGTGGGAATTCATTGGCTACAACATGATCATTCTCTATTCCGCGCTGCGGGCGGTGCCGACGGACTTGTACGACGCTGCAGAGATAGATGGTGCCGGTCAATGGCGCATAGCTTGGAGTATCAAGCTGCCGGCAATCCGTCCCGCGATTGTGCTCACGATCATGTTCTCGATAATCGGGTCCTTCCAGGTATTCAATGAACCAAACTTGCTCAGTCTGCTAGCGCCGTCAGCAATCGGTTCGAATTTCACGCCCAATCTCTACGCCTACAACTCGGCGTTCAAGAACCAGGATGTGAACTACGCCGCGGCGATCGCATTTCTCTTGGGTCTGATAACCGTG